From a region of the Theobroma cacao cultivar B97-61/B2 chromosome 8, Criollo_cocoa_genome_V2, whole genome shotgun sequence genome:
- the LOC108663014 gene encoding uncharacterized protein LOC108663014, which translates to MGYVLGQHDETGKKERAVYYLSKKFTEYKSKYSSLEKMCCALAWTAHRLKQYMLYHTTWLITKLDPIKYIFKKPSLSSRVARWQVLLSEYDIVYVSQKAIKRSAIINFLAERLEEDYEPMEFEFPNEDLMSICQTNEEESEEKENWKMFFDGASNALGHGIRVVLVSLEGDYYPVIAKLNFYCTNNVAEYEACVMGLQAAIERKIHVLEVYGDSALVIYQLRREWETRDSKLVRYHKYVSKLIENFDKIRFTHLP; encoded by the coding sequence ATGGGATATGTGTTGGGACAGCATGATGAAACTGGTAAGAAAGAAAGGGCAGTTTACTACTTGAGTAAAAAGTTCACTGAGTACAAGTCTAAGTATTCCTCGTTGGAAAAGATGTGTTGTGCTTTAGCATGGACGGCGCATCGACTCAAGCAGTACATGCTATATCATACCACTTGGCTCATTACGAAGTTGGATCCTATTAAATACATCTTCAAGAAACCATCATTATCAAGTAGAGTGGCAAGATGGCAAGTGTTGTTGTCTGAATATGATATTGTATATGTGTCCCAAAAAGCTATCAAAAGAAGTgcaatcataaattttttggCGGAAAGGTTGGAGGAAGATTATGAACCAATGGAGTTTGAGTTCCCAAATGAGGACCTAATGTCTATTTGTCAAACAAATGAGGAGGAATCAGAGGAGAAAGAGAATTGGAAGATGTTTTTCGACGGAGCTTCGAATGCCTTGGGGCATGGCATAAGGGTCGTGTTAGTGTCACTAGAAGGAGATTATTATCCCGTCATAGCTAAACTCAACTTCTATTGCACCAATAATGTGGCTGAATATGAAGCTTGTGTCATGGGTCTTCAGGCAGCAATCGAGAGGAAAATTCACGTTTTGGAAGTGTATGGGGATTCTgctttggtcatttatcagtTGCGAAGAGAATGGGAGACACGCGACTCGAAGTTAGTCCGGTATCATAAGTATGTTTCAAAgctgattgaaaattttgataagattCGCTTCACCCATTTGCCCTGA